AGTAGAGTAAGAAGTATAGCTGTATTGTTTTAGGCTTAACAGTGATTATTATGCGAAATAAGGTAGTGCATGCCCAGTGTTAAAGTTAGAGTTGGTGAGCCTGTAGATCGAGCTTTGAGAATTTTAAAAAAGAAAATTGACAAAGAAGGGATCTTAAAGGCTGCTAAATCACATAGGTTTTATGATAAACCTTCTGTAAAGAAACGAGCTAAATCTAAAGCCGCAGCAAAATATCGCGGTCGGTAGACCAGTCTCTCTGATGGTGTTTGACTTATGGATTACTATGATGTTTTAGGAGTTTCTAAAACTGCCTCTCCCGAAGAAATTAAAAAAGCTTATCGTAAATTGGCTGTTAAATTTCATC
This window of the Chlamydia sp. BM-2023 genome carries:
- the rpsU gene encoding 30S ribosomal protein S21 produces the protein MPSVKVRVGEPVDRALRILKKKIDKEGILKAAKSHRFYDKPSVKKRAKSKAAAKYRGR